Proteins from a single region of Sphaerochaeta globosa str. Buddy:
- the nagA gene encoding N-acetylglucosamine-6-phosphate deacetylase has protein sequence MSLRTVLTNGTVVTGYAKLKNCALYINEEGEIGDIFNMRRLEEKHFPPDTIMIDVQGSYIMPGFIDSHIHGIGGFGTEDCKAASILGMSERLADFGVSAFMPTVYTDKLELMLASIQGIVDAMGNEQGAKILGVNLEGPFISMARVGAQNPDGVLPVNLDVFNQLIDAGKGHILCMTVAPELKHMRELALLAREKNIVLLAGHTDATYENIMEGMQCGIFHSTHFFNAMSRLHHRNPGTVGAILIQREMQCEIICDGIHVHPELVKMLLREKPLDNIVMVTDSLKPTKQRTGSLKANGMDVALASDGAFISIKDPDLFVGSGLTMLQGLKNVVEWEIPIQQASQMSSTNPARIYNLAKQGMLVPGYRADVVVLDQNLQMKGLFIDGNLIRDRFA, from the coding sequence ATGAGTCTAAGAACTGTACTGACCAACGGAACTGTCGTAACCGGGTATGCAAAACTCAAGAATTGCGCCCTTTATATAAATGAGGAAGGTGAGATCGGGGATATCTTCAATATGAGAAGATTGGAGGAGAAGCACTTTCCTCCCGATACCATCATGATTGACGTACAGGGCTCGTATATCATGCCCGGATTCATTGACTCCCACATCCATGGAATCGGGGGCTTCGGTACAGAAGACTGTAAAGCTGCATCTATTTTGGGCATGAGCGAACGCCTTGCCGATTTCGGCGTGAGCGCTTTCATGCCCACCGTCTATACCGACAAGCTTGAGCTGATGCTTGCAAGCATACAGGGCATCGTCGATGCTATGGGAAATGAGCAAGGGGCCAAAATTCTAGGTGTCAATCTTGAAGGACCCTTCATCTCGATGGCTCGCGTAGGAGCACAGAACCCTGATGGGGTGCTTCCTGTCAATCTCGATGTTTTCAACCAGCTCATCGATGCCGGTAAAGGCCATATCCTTTGCATGACGGTAGCTCCTGAGCTCAAACACATGCGTGAATTAGCTCTCTTGGCCCGGGAAAAGAACATCGTTCTCCTTGCCGGTCATACCGATGCCACCTATGAGAATATTATGGAGGGTATGCAGTGCGGCATCTTCCACTCTACCCATTTCTTCAACGCAATGAGCAGGCTGCATCACCGAAACCCCGGTACCGTGGGAGCAATCCTCATCCAACGCGAGATGCAGTGCGAAATAATCTGCGACGGTATCCATGTGCACCCGGAGCTGGTGAAGATGCTGCTCAGGGAGAAGCCGCTGGACAACATCGTCATGGTTACCGACTCACTCAAACCCACCAAGCAGAGAACCGGCTCCTTGAAGGCGAACGGTATGGATGTCGCCTTGGCAAGTGATGGTGCTTTTATCAGCATCAAGGATCCCGACCTCTTCGTTGGAAGCGGACTTACCATGCTGCAGGGGCTGAAGAATGTCGTAGAATGGGAGATTCCCATCCAACAAGCCAGCCAGATGAGTTCAACCAATCCGGCACGCATATACAACCTTGCCAAGCAAGGTATGTTGGTCCCCGGTTATAGGGCCGATGTGGTAGTCCTTGACCAGAATCTTCAGATGAAAGGTCTGTTCATCGACGGCAACCTGATCAGGGACCGTTTTGCCTGA
- a CDS encoding MGH1-like glycoside hydrolase domain-containing protein — translation MIKDMVPFVHFYDQDFVDMYDRSWVWIDELWKSGTEANGFSGSYLSYPGQTTFNQYLSSFSSLFLVYSNQNNSPFPLLDYFYQKQESNGAIRSDYSLEDGKPVFSANNPEGVSPALFAYVEFSFYHKIGNKKRLKDIVPILENYYSWIQATFRKPNGLFSVPVEACQSGNIPRSRVYYPLDFNAQLAVNALYMSAIGDILNDKELSFRYKRIYFSLKTRINSLMWDPATNFYYDLDIKENRIPSKHIGAYWTMLAEIPNDERAAYMIEYLHDPKEFGTDNPFPGVPASSPFYSEEGNGHCGGVVSVNTFMVIKALEKYQQFVFARECAIRHMYFLLDTLHPDAETIGDVWEAYLPNKEGYSKTTEIADFPRRRLMPFAGLVTITLMIENIIGLDISLPRKTVNWVMPSLEAMGIENLSLKRNMITILSNKTDRGWEIRLESEKLYYFTIEILGENKKKTLPIPSGKCSMLIDKL, via the coding sequence TTGATAAAGGATATGGTGCCGTTCGTACACTTTTACGATCAGGATTTTGTCGATATGTACGACAGATCTTGGGTATGGATTGACGAACTCTGGAAGAGTGGAACCGAGGCCAACGGCTTTAGCGGTTCTTATCTTTCATATCCAGGCCAGACAACTTTCAATCAGTATCTATCTAGCTTTTCCTCCTTGTTTCTGGTTTACAGCAATCAGAACAATTCCCCGTTTCCCTTGCTCGACTATTTTTATCAAAAGCAGGAAAGCAATGGTGCAATCCGTTCTGATTACAGCCTAGAGGACGGAAAGCCGGTTTTTAGTGCAAACAACCCCGAGGGTGTATCACCCGCTCTTTTTGCCTATGTAGAGTTCAGTTTCTATCACAAGATCGGCAATAAAAAGCGGCTCAAGGATATTGTGCCGATTCTGGAGAATTACTATTCATGGATACAGGCAACCTTTCGGAAGCCCAACGGCCTCTTTTCGGTACCTGTCGAGGCCTGCCAGAGTGGAAACATCCCTCGTTCCCGCGTGTATTATCCGCTTGATTTCAATGCTCAGCTTGCTGTCAACGCTCTGTATATGTCTGCCATCGGTGATATCCTCAACGACAAGGAACTGAGTTTCCGCTACAAGCGGATTTACTTCTCCCTCAAGACAAGGATAAACAGCTTGATGTGGGATCCTGCAACCAACTTCTACTATGATTTGGATATCAAGGAAAACCGCATCCCAAGCAAACATATCGGTGCCTACTGGACCATGCTCGCCGAGATTCCCAACGATGAACGTGCAGCATATATGATTGAGTACCTGCATGACCCGAAGGAGTTCGGAACCGATAATCCGTTCCCCGGGGTCCCTGCATCCTCCCCATTTTACAGTGAAGAGGGAAATGGTCATTGCGGCGGTGTTGTCAGTGTAAATACCTTCATGGTCATCAAGGCTCTGGAGAAGTACCAGCAGTTTGTGTTCGCTCGTGAGTGCGCCATCAGGCATATGTACTTCTTGCTAGATACCCTGCATCCCGATGCAGAGACCATCGGTGATGTCTGGGAAGCGTACCTGCCCAACAAGGAAGGGTACTCCAAGACTACCGAAATTGCTGACTTCCCCCGCAGAAGGCTCATGCCCTTTGCAGGTCTTGTTACCATCACCCTGATGATTGAGAATATCATCGGCTTGGATATATCTCTTCCTCGCAAGACGGTCAATTGGGTGATGCCCTCCCTCGAGGCAATGGGAATCGAGAACCTCTCACTGAAGAGGAACATGATTACCATCCTGAGCAATAAGACCGATCGTGGTTGGGAAATTCGACTAGAGAGTGAAAAACTCTACTATTTCACCATTGAAATCTTGGGGGAGAACAAGAAGAAGACCCTTCCCATCCCTTCCGGCAAGTGTTCGATGTTGATCGATAAGCTGTAA
- a CDS encoding MATE family efflux transporter: MTRDISERKDFFLKMFSIALPVVVQSLLNNSLSFVDTLMIGQLGESSIAAVALANQMFFLISLLFFGVTSGSAIFLSQYWGARNETNIKKVLGISLSIAGIGALFFCLRFLLFPPPDYVYFHH, encoded by the coding sequence GTGACTCGAGATATTTCAGAACGGAAGGATTTTTTCCTGAAAATGTTTTCCATCGCCCTTCCGGTGGTAGTACAAAGCCTGCTCAATAATTCCCTTTCCTTCGTCGACACCCTGATGATCGGGCAATTGGGGGAATCATCCATCGCTGCCGTTGCGTTGGCCAACCAGATGTTCTTCTTGATCAGCCTCCTCTTTTTCGGTGTGACCAGCGGATCGGCGATATTCCTCTCGCAATACTGGGGTGCCCGCAACGAAACGAACATCAAGAAGGTGCTCGGCATCTCCCTTTCCATTGCAGGAATCGGGGCACTTTTTTTTTGCCTTCGCTTCCTTCTTTTTCCCCCGCCAGATTATGTATATTTTCACCACTGA
- a CDS encoding diacylglycerol/lipid kinase family protein, protein MQNNELFVILNPHAAKGKAKKQEDMIRTLLSAGGREVVLLHTEQGNGAERIAYQAALDGCKVIIAAGGDGTVNEVANGILKAVTLQGVQAPILGVIPIGRGNDFAWGMQIPKPVNQACSTILAGRARLIDAGVTYGGKYPEGRFFVNGQGVGFEPLVNFLASDFKHVSGTLSYVLALIRILIHYPLPYDVELTLDEQVLNLKTQQLSICNGRRMGSAFLMGPDALFDDGYFDVVYANAPVPIKRMVPLAVTFLSGKQVKQKEFSVVRVKKLKMKSRDFPMPVHVDGEEISKGCMEFSTELLQAILPVLY, encoded by the coding sequence ATGCAGAACAATGAGCTCTTCGTGATACTGAATCCGCATGCAGCAAAAGGAAAAGCGAAGAAGCAGGAAGATATGATTCGCACCCTGCTCAGTGCTGGGGGTAGAGAGGTTGTGCTTTTGCACACCGAGCAGGGAAACGGGGCTGAGAGAATTGCTTACCAAGCAGCTTTGGACGGGTGCAAGGTAATCATCGCCGCCGGTGGTGATGGTACGGTCAATGAGGTTGCCAACGGCATCCTCAAGGCGGTGACCTTGCAAGGCGTCCAAGCACCCATTTTGGGGGTCATTCCTATTGGAAGAGGCAATGATTTTGCCTGGGGTATGCAAATCCCCAAACCGGTCAACCAAGCCTGTTCGACAATTTTGGCTGGAAGAGCGCGTCTTATCGATGCCGGGGTGACCTATGGGGGGAAGTATCCCGAAGGCCGCTTCTTCGTGAATGGGCAGGGAGTTGGCTTCGAGCCATTGGTTAACTTCCTTGCCAGTGATTTCAAGCATGTTTCCGGAACCTTGAGCTATGTCTTGGCTTTGATCAGGATACTCATTCACTATCCTCTTCCCTACGATGTTGAGCTTACCCTCGATGAACAGGTCCTCAACCTCAAGACCCAACAGCTGAGCATTTGCAATGGGAGGCGGATGGGGTCAGCGTTCCTCATGGGGCCCGATGCTCTTTTTGATGACGGATATTTTGATGTTGTGTATGCCAATGCACCCGTCCCCATCAAAAGAATGGTACCCCTGGCCGTGACATTCCTCTCAGGCAAGCAGGTGAAGCAGAAAGAGTTCAGTGTAGTCAGAGTGAAGAAGCTGAAGATGAAAAGCAGGGACTTTCCCATGCCCGTCCATGTGGATGGTGAGGAGATATCCAAAGGCTGCATGGAGTTTAGTACTGAACTGCTACAGGCGATTCTTCCTGTTTTATACTAA
- a CDS encoding MATE family efflux transporter encodes MYIFTTEESVIGSGISYLKIVAISYLFSAFSQIMATALRVIGKAKIPLQVALVSLSLNAVGNYLLIFGIGPFPQWGVAGAALSTAISRLVEMLALLYIVYARHPVIAIRNRQAFIWSKQFILHILPTSLPVILNEFFWALGMTTYKVAYSRMGIEAIAAINVAESIGNLFFVAMMGVSNATLIMIGVKIGEKQIPLARLYAKRFIITAFLVGIGMGLFEFFFAPIFAQFFNIREEVRQLAIYCLYINAALLPIKSLNMVIIVGILRSGGDTRYSMFAEMFGVWAVGVPLAFLGALVFKLNIYQLYLLLGMEEVSKLALGLYRIKKGTWVNDLTELH; translated from the coding sequence ATGTATATTTTCACCACTGAAGAGTCGGTAATCGGAAGCGGGATTTCCTATTTGAAAATTGTCGCCATCAGTTATCTCTTCTCAGCATTCAGCCAAATCATGGCCACCGCTTTACGCGTCATCGGAAAAGCAAAGATCCCCCTGCAGGTGGCTTTGGTCAGTCTTTCACTGAATGCAGTAGGCAACTACCTGTTGATCTTCGGTATCGGCCCCTTTCCGCAGTGGGGTGTTGCAGGAGCCGCCCTGTCAACCGCCATCAGCCGCTTGGTTGAGATGCTTGCCCTGTTGTATATCGTCTATGCACGCCACCCGGTCATCGCCATCCGAAACAGACAGGCTTTCATCTGGAGCAAGCAATTCATCCTGCACATACTCCCTACGAGCCTTCCCGTTATTCTCAACGAATTTTTCTGGGCATTGGGGATGACCACCTACAAGGTTGCCTACAGCCGGATGGGAATCGAGGCTATTGCAGCAATTAACGTTGCAGAGTCGATCGGCAACCTCTTTTTTGTTGCCATGATGGGTGTCAGCAACGCCACCCTGATTATGATCGGTGTGAAAATCGGGGAGAAGCAAATCCCCCTTGCCCGTCTCTATGCCAAACGGTTCATCATTACCGCCTTCTTGGTTGGTATCGGCATGGGCTTGTTTGAATTTTTCTTCGCACCGATCTTTGCCCAATTCTTCAACATCCGAGAGGAAGTGAGGCAATTGGCTATCTACTGCCTGTATATCAATGCAGCGTTGCTTCCCATCAAGAGCTTGAACATGGTTATTATTGTCGGGATTCTGCGCAGCGGCGGCGATACCCGTTACTCTATGTTTGCAGAGATGTTCGGTGTCTGGGCCGTCGGAGTTCCCCTGGCTTTCCTTGGAGCTTTGGTATTCAAATTGAACATCTACCAGCTCTATCTCTTATTGGGAATGGAAGAGGTTTCCAAGCTTGCCCTTGGCCTCTACCGCATCAAAAAAGGGACTTGGGTCAACGACCTGACCGAGCTTCATTGA
- a CDS encoding YgiQ family radical SAM protein: MKTYAPRFAFLPTTQEDLRSRSWDQIDIAFISADAYVDHPSFGAALLARLLEKEGYRVGIIAQPDWNSTKDFLKMGKPRLCCMISGGNIDSMVSHYTANNKPRSEDEYSPGGKAKLRPDRPTLVYTAKARQAYGADIPLIIGGLEASLRRLSHYDFWTDKVRKPIILDAKADLLVYGMGEKQTIEIVRRLDKGEPIQSMVDIKGTVYATNRAKFQQDLMSTIEIPSFEEVSDRDKISNTPTVQGKQAYAEAFQAQLMQQNPIAGKRIVQACMERLVVQNPPALPLDEEQFDQLYELPFTLDAHPDYEKDGGVPALNEVQFSLTSNRGCFGSCSFCAITSHQGRMIQTRSKASLIKEAQRMAEHPVFKGYIHDLGGPTANFQGLACDHQIEYGPCPAKECLWPKPCSNLKDYHGRYLDLLQALESVKGVKKVFIRSGIRYDYLLEVCDQQTRERFMKHLVRNNVSGQLKVAPEHVSPAVLDAMGKPRAELFDAFGSLYQDATEEAGKKQYLIPYFIAAHPGSTLEDAITLALYLEKTRFIPDQVQEFYPTPGTVSTCMYYTGLDPRPGKRFATIRVPKGRERHLQRALLQYNKPENRPLVLEALDKANRKDLTRILLARRYTS; encoded by the coding sequence GTGAAAACCTACGCCCCCCGCTTTGCATTTCTCCCTACTACGCAAGAAGATTTGCGATCACGGTCCTGGGACCAAATCGACATCGCCTTCATCAGTGCCGACGCCTACGTTGATCATCCCTCCTTTGGAGCCGCACTGCTAGCCAGATTGCTCGAGAAAGAGGGATATCGTGTGGGTATTATCGCACAACCCGACTGGAACTCAACCAAAGATTTTCTCAAAATGGGAAAACCAAGGCTATGTTGCATGATAAGCGGTGGAAACATCGACAGTATGGTCTCCCACTATACTGCAAACAACAAACCGCGCAGTGAAGACGAGTACAGCCCGGGAGGAAAAGCAAAACTGAGGCCCGACCGTCCGACACTTGTGTATACCGCAAAAGCTAGACAAGCCTATGGAGCCGATATCCCTCTCATTATTGGAGGGCTGGAAGCATCGCTGAGGAGGCTAAGTCATTATGACTTTTGGACGGACAAGGTCCGTAAGCCCATTATCCTCGATGCAAAGGCCGACCTGCTTGTATATGGCATGGGAGAGAAACAGACGATTGAAATTGTCAGGCGCCTGGACAAAGGAGAGCCGATTCAAAGCATGGTCGACATCAAGGGAACCGTGTATGCAACGAATCGTGCCAAGTTTCAGCAGGACTTGATGAGCACCATCGAAATCCCCTCCTTTGAGGAAGTCAGCGACCGGGATAAGATTTCCAACACACCCACCGTGCAAGGCAAACAAGCCTATGCCGAGGCTTTCCAAGCCCAGTTGATGCAACAGAACCCCATCGCGGGCAAACGCATCGTCCAAGCATGCATGGAAAGGCTGGTTGTACAAAATCCCCCGGCTCTTCCTTTGGATGAAGAACAGTTCGACCAATTATATGAACTTCCTTTCACCTTGGATGCACATCCCGACTACGAAAAGGATGGGGGTGTTCCTGCACTCAACGAGGTACAATTTTCCCTTACCAGCAATCGTGGGTGCTTTGGTTCCTGTTCCTTTTGTGCAATTACCAGCCACCAAGGAAGAATGATCCAGACCCGCAGCAAAGCTTCCCTGATCAAGGAGGCTCAGCGCATGGCTGAACACCCCGTCTTCAAGGGGTACATCCACGACCTTGGCGGTCCTACCGCCAACTTCCAGGGCCTGGCCTGCGACCACCAAATTGAATATGGTCCGTGTCCTGCAAAAGAGTGCCTCTGGCCCAAGCCGTGCAGCAATCTCAAAGATTATCATGGACGGTATCTGGACCTTCTTCAGGCATTGGAATCAGTGAAGGGAGTCAAGAAAGTTTTCATCCGAAGTGGTATCCGCTATGACTATTTGCTGGAAGTGTGCGACCAACAAACCCGAGAGCGTTTTATGAAGCACTTGGTTCGGAACAACGTCAGCGGTCAGTTGAAAGTTGCCCCCGAGCATGTAAGTCCGGCAGTATTGGACGCCATGGGAAAACCCAGGGCCGAGCTTTTCGACGCCTTCGGCTCACTCTACCAGGATGCAACCGAGGAAGCAGGGAAAAAGCAGTACCTTATACCGTACTTCATCGCAGCCCATCCGGGCTCTACGCTCGAGGATGCCATCACCTTGGCACTCTACCTTGAGAAGACCCGTTTTATTCCCGATCAGGTGCAGGAATTCTATCCAACCCCCGGGACAGTCTCAACCTGTATGTACTATACTGGCCTCGACCCGCGGCCCGGCAAGAGGTTTGCCACCATCCGTGTCCCCAAAGGGCGGGAACGTCACCTGCAGAGAGCTCTTCTGCAGTACAACAAGCCTGAAAACAGGCCCTTGGTTCTTGAAGCCTTGGACAAAGCAAACAGAAAGGACTTGACGAGGATTCTCCTTGCAAGACGGTATACTTCGTGA
- a CDS encoding TerB family tellurite resistance protein: MAWLGKLFGGTVGFMFGGPLGMIAGIAFGHMFDKAGEVGAQSSQRTQFNSYTSLDREQMLFFVGAFSMLARIASADGSVSSRERQKVVEFIRQDLRLGLREEEAALKVFDAALSGGGTFDQFAIQFYQNFSHASNILQLMIDIFYRVAAADGQISQREEDMIRRASQIFHLPESFVDMLCSRYGGCTNASDKAYATLNISRSATDDEVKRAYRKLSIEFHPDSLASKGMGEEFLTHATAKFREIQAAYESIKKERGIK, translated from the coding sequence ATGGCTTGGCTTGGTAAACTCTTTGGAGGAACCGTCGGTTTTATGTTCGGCGGTCCCTTGGGCATGATTGCTGGTATCGCCTTCGGCCATATGTTCGACAAGGCCGGTGAAGTAGGGGCGCAAAGCAGCCAACGAACACAGTTCAATTCCTATACCTCCCTCGATCGTGAGCAGATGCTCTTCTTTGTCGGGGCGTTCTCCATGCTTGCCCGGATTGCTTCAGCTGATGGTTCTGTCTCTTCTCGCGAGAGGCAGAAGGTGGTGGAGTTCATCCGTCAGGACTTGAGGCTCGGACTGCGGGAGGAGGAGGCTGCTCTGAAGGTTTTCGATGCCGCCCTCAGCGGTGGAGGGACGTTCGACCAGTTTGCAATCCAATTTTATCAGAATTTCAGTCATGCTTCCAATATTCTTCAGTTGATGATCGATATTTTCTATCGTGTGGCCGCCGCAGATGGACAGATCAGTCAACGTGAAGAGGATATGATCAGGCGAGCATCGCAGATCTTCCACCTTCCTGAAAGCTTTGTTGATATGCTGTGCAGCCGTTATGGCGGATGCACGAATGCAAGCGACAAGGCGTATGCAACACTGAACATCAGTCGGTCGGCAACCGATGATGAGGTCAAGCGTGCGTATCGAAAGCTGAGCATTGAGTTTCATCCCGACAGTCTTGCCTCAAAAGGAATGGGCGAGGAGTTCCTCACCCATGCAACGGCAAAATTCAGGGAGATTCAGGCAGCGTACGAATCCATCAAGAAAGAGCGCGGCATAAAATAA